From a region of the Oncorhynchus tshawytscha isolate Ot180627B linkage group LG14, Otsh_v2.0, whole genome shotgun sequence genome:
- the LOC112267096 gene encoding glyoxalase domain-containing protein 4, whose product MALRRALHFVFKVGDRSKTATFYRDVLGMKILRHEEFEEGCRATCNGPYDGKWSKTMVGFGPEDDHFVAELTYNYGVGEYRLGNDFLGLTLQSSQAVSNAKRLGWPLTEVGEALYLVEAPGGYHFYLVDKDQPHNDPVQKVCLAVSDLPKSTHYWSSLLGMKVMERNEEKKTVLLGFTDTQCKLELYNIGGTVDHGTAFGRIAFSCPHKQLPDLEALMTKENYKILTPLVSLDTPGKATVEVVILADPDGHEICFVGDEAFRQLSQMDPSGNALLDKAMAEDKSDEWFAKHNKQKASA is encoded by the exons ATGGCTTTGAGACGAGCCTTGCATTTCGTTTTCAAAGTGGGTGACAGAAGCAAAACGGCCACCTTTTACCGAGATGTGCTAGGCATGAAG ATTTTGCGTCATGAAGAGTTTGAAGAGGGATGCAGGGCCACTTGTAATGG CCCTTATGATGGAAAATGGAGCAAGACAATGGTCGGCTTTGGTCCAGAGGATGatcactttgtggctgagctgaCCTACAATTATGGAGTGGGAGAATATCGCCTTGGCAATGACTTCCTG GGTCTGACTCTGCAGTCTAGCCAGGCTGTCAGCAATGCTAAGCGGCTTGGTTGGCCCCTCACTGAGGTTGGAGAGGCTCTCTATCTGGTTGAGGCCCCTGGAGGTTACCACTTCTACCTGGTGGACAAAGATCAGCCTCACAATG ATCCTGTACAGAAGGTATGTCTGGCAGTGTCTGACCTGCCGAAATCAACACACTACTGGTCCTCCCTTCTGGGGATGAAGGTGATGGAGAGAAATGAGGAGAAAAAGACTGTGCTGTTGGGATTCACAGACACtcag TGTAAACTAGAGCTTTACAACATTGGAGGGACAGTAGATCATGGGACAGCTTTCGGGAGGATAGCTTTCTCTTGTCCACATAAGCAG TTGCCAGATCTTGAAGCCCTGATGACAAAAGAAAACTATAAAATCCTTACTCCTTTGGTTAGCCTGGACACCCCTGGGAAGGCTACAGTAGAAGTGGTCATTCTGGCTGATCCA GATGGCCATGAGATCTGCTTTGTGGGAGATGAGGCATTCAGACAACTCTCCCAGATGGACCCCAGTGGAAATGCATTGCTGGATAAG GCTATGGCTGAAGATAAAAGTGATGAGTGGTTTGCCAAGCACAACAAGCAGAAGGCTTCAGCGTAA
- the LOC112267095 gene encoding nucleoredoxin isoform X2 codes for MKLWNKYKVTSIPSLVFVDAATGKVVCRNGLLVVRDDPKGLEFPWGPKPFAEVVAGPLLRNNRQTTDISSLEGHYVGVYFSAHWCPPCRSLTRVLLESYRTVKESGQHFEMVFVSADRSEESFQQYFSEMPWLAVPYSDEARRSRLNRLFGIQGIPTLILLDAEGHMITRQGRVEVLNDPECRLFPWHPRPVLELSESNAVQLHEGPCLVLFVDTEEEGELEPAKELIQPIAEKIMAKYKAKEEETPLLFFVAGEDDMSDSLRDYTNLPEAAPLLTILDMSARAKYVKDVEEITPAVVETFVQDFLAEKLKPEPI; via the exons aTGAAGCTGTGGAACAAGTACAAGGTGACCAGTATTCCCTCGCTGGTGTTTGTGGATGCAGCCACAGGGAAGGTGGTGTGTCGGAATGGACTGCTGGTGGTGAGAGATGACCCCAAAG gCTTGGAGTTCCCCTGGGGGCCCAAGCCCTTTGCGGAGGTGGTGGCCGGCCCTCTGCTCAGGAACAACAGGCAGACGACAGACATCAGCTCCCTGGAGGGCCACTATGTGGGAGTGTACTTCTCAGCACACTGG TGCCCTCCATGCCGCAGTCTGACCCGTGTGCTCTTGGAATCATATCGCACTGTGAAGGAATCGGGTCAACATTTTGAGATGGTGTTTGTCAGCGCTGACCG GTCGGAGGAGTCCTTTCAGCAGTACTTCAGTGAGATGCCTTGGTTGGCAGTCCCATACTCAGACGAGGCCCGACGATCACGACTCAACAGACTCTTTGGAATACAAG gTATTCCCACCCTTATTCTGCTGGACGCGGAGGGTCACATGATCACACGACAGGGCCGTGTGGAGGTGCTGAATGACCCAGAGTGTCGGCTCTTCCCCTGGCATCCCCGGCCCGTACTGGAGCTCAGCGAGTCTAACGCTGTGCAGCTCCACGAGGGGCCCTGCCTCGTGCTCTTTGTGG AtacggaggaggagggagagctggagccGGCGAAGGAGCTGATCCAGCCAATCGCAGAGAAGATCATGGCTAAGTACAAAGCCAAGGAGGAGGAGACACCACTGCTCTTCTTCGTGGCTGGAGAG GATGACATGAGTGACTCCCTGCGTGACTACACCAACCTCCCAGAGGCAGCACCCCTGCTCACCATCCTGGACATGTCTGCCCGGGCCAAGTACGTTAAGGACGTGGAGGAGATCACACCGGCCGTGGTGGAGACCTTTGTCCAAGACTTTCTGGCTGAAAAGCTCAAACCAGAGCCCATCTAG